A genomic region of Janthinobacterium lividum contains the following coding sequences:
- a CDS encoding GspE/PulE family protein: MAEQAKLPLGKLLIQKGVISEDQLRIALIEQRRSSEPLGKLLITLGFVTEATVREALSENLKQVSADLSSLVVDAIALKLIPKDVAKRYRVFPIVYERQADNLILAMADTSNIVALDQISAMLVKGITISTVLVNESDISRAIDQYYGFELSIDGILHEIETGEVSYQSMASPSDEYSQPMVRLIDALLADAVQNGASDIHFEPEQSFLRIRYRIDGILRQIRSLHKSYWPAMAVRLKVMSNMNIAEARAPQDGRISIKFSGRQIDFRASAQPTTHGENVVLRVLDRQKGIVPLDALGLADAELNLLKLMIARPDGVILVTGPTGSGKTTTLYSILNHINTESVNIMTLEDPVEYPMNMIRQTSVNESVKLGFADGIRSMMRQDPDIILVGEIRDRETAEMAFAAAMTGHQVYSTLHTSSAIGSVARLLDIGILPDIMAGNIIGIVAQRLVRRLCPHCKETVIADDVERRLLGLATDEAPVSICRAVGCERCAHQGYKGRLAIMEILKMTAELDEMTARRASSRELKNAARAAGFKGIVDDGMRRVLEGVTTLEEVGRVVDLTERLA, encoded by the coding sequence ATGGCAGAACAGGCAAAACTTCCCCTCGGCAAGCTGCTGATCCAGAAAGGCGTGATCAGCGAAGACCAGCTGCGCATCGCCCTGATCGAGCAGCGGCGCAGCAGCGAACCGCTGGGCAAGCTGCTGATCACCCTGGGTTTTGTGACGGAAGCCACCGTGCGCGAGGCCCTCAGCGAAAACCTGAAACAGGTCAGCGCGGATCTGTCCAGCCTGGTGGTCGACGCCATCGCCCTGAAACTGATCCCGAAGGATGTGGCCAAGCGCTACCGCGTGTTTCCCATCGTGTATGAACGGCAGGCGGACAACCTGATCCTGGCCATGGCCGACACGAGCAACATCGTGGCGCTCGACCAGATCAGCGCCATGCTGGTCAAGGGCATCACGATTTCCACCGTGCTCGTCAACGAATCGGACATTTCGCGCGCCATCGACCAGTACTATGGTTTCGAGCTGTCGATCGACGGCATCCTGCACGAAATCGAAACGGGCGAAGTCAGCTATCAAAGCATGGCCTCGCCATCGGACGAGTACAGCCAGCCCATGGTGCGCCTGATCGATGCGCTGCTGGCCGATGCCGTGCAGAACGGCGCCTCGGACATCCATTTCGAGCCGGAACAGTCGTTCCTGCGCATCCGCTACCGCATCGACGGCATCCTGCGGCAAATCCGCAGCCTGCACAAATCGTACTGGCCGGCCATGGCCGTGCGCCTGAAGGTGATGTCGAACATGAATATCGCCGAGGCGCGCGCGCCGCAGGATGGCCGCATCAGCATCAAGTTTTCCGGGCGGCAAATCGACTTCCGCGCGTCGGCGCAGCCCACCACGCATGGCGAAAACGTCGTGCTGCGCGTGCTGGACCGGCAAAAAGGCATCGTCCCGCTGGACGCCCTGGGCCTTGCCGACGCGGAACTGAACTTGTTGAAACTCATGATTGCGCGCCCCGACGGCGTGATCCTCGTGACGGGCCCGACGGGCAGCGGCAAGACCACCACCCTGTATTCGATACTCAACCATATCAATACGGAAAGCGTCAACATCATGACCCTGGAGGACCCGGTCGAGTATCCGATGAACATGATACGCCAGACCTCCGTCAACGAATCCGTCAAGCTGGGCTTTGCCGACGGCATCCGCTCGATGATGCGGCAAGACCCGGACATCATCCTGGTGGGCGAGATCCGCGACCGCGAAACGGCGGAAATGGCCTTTGCGGCCGCCATGACGGGCCACCAGGTGTATTCCACCCTTCATACGAGCTCGGCCATCGGTTCCGTCGCGCGCCTGCTCGACATCGGCATCCTGCCCGACATCATGGCCGGCAACATCATCGGCATCGTGGCGCAGCGCCTGGTGCGGCGTTTGTGTCCGCATTGCAAGGAAACCGTCATTGCCGACGACGTCGAGCGCCGCCTGCTGGGCCTGGCCACGGATGAGGCGCCCGTCTCCATCTGCCGCGCCGTGGGCTGCGAGCGCTGCGCGCATCAGGGCTACAAGGGCCGCCTGGCGATCATGGAAATCCTCAAGATGACGGCCGAACTCGATGAGATGACGGCGCGCCGCGCCAGCAGCCGCGAACTGAAGAACGCGGCGCGCGCGGCCGGCTTCAAGGGCATCGTCGACGACGGCATGCGCCGCGTGCTCGAAGGCGTCACCACACTGGAAGAAGTGGGCCGCGTGGTCGACCTGACGGAAAGGCTGGCCTGA
- a CDS encoding type II secretion system F family protein, which produces MAQYVYRAMDASGALIPGSMEAANVPDLEARLHRMQLDLIDCKITGQYLVLLGKRIIHRRDLINFCFHMEQLTGAGVPILEGLNDLRESTDHPRLREVVTDLIESIEGGLPLSGALAQHGDIFDATFTSLILAGEQSGRIADVFKNLSESLKWQDELASQTRKIVMYPVIVAIVVAAVTFFLMIYLVPQLTAFIRNMGGELPLHTRVLIFVSNVFIDYWYLLLALPVLLFFGLRALIRRSEAARYAWDGLKLRLWLVGPVLHKIILARFATFFALMYASGITILECIRLSEGIAGNQVVAAGLRRAAQLIGEGYGVTAAFQHTGIFPPLVIRMLKVGEATGSLDTALRNVSYFYNREVKELIEKVQAMIEPAMTVILGLLLGWIMLSVLGPIYDTISTIKT; this is translated from the coding sequence ATGGCGCAATATGTCTACCGCGCCATGGATGCCAGCGGCGCATTGATTCCCGGCAGCATGGAGGCGGCCAACGTGCCGGACCTGGAAGCGCGCCTGCACCGCATGCAGCTCGACTTGATCGACTGCAAGATCACGGGCCAGTACCTGGTGTTGCTGGGCAAGCGGATCATCCACCGCCGCGACCTGATCAATTTCTGCTTCCACATGGAGCAATTGACGGGCGCGGGCGTGCCCATCCTGGAAGGCTTGAACGACTTGCGCGAAAGCACGGACCACCCGCGCCTGCGCGAAGTCGTCACGGATCTGATCGAAAGCATCGAGGGCGGCTTGCCCCTGTCGGGCGCACTGGCCCAGCATGGCGACATCTTCGACGCCACATTCACCAGCCTGATCCTGGCGGGCGAACAGAGCGGCAGGATCGCCGACGTGTTCAAGAACCTGTCGGAAAGTTTGAAATGGCAGGACGAGCTGGCCTCGCAGACGCGCAAGATCGTCATGTACCCCGTCATCGTGGCCATCGTCGTGGCGGCCGTGACGTTTTTCCTGATGATCTATCTGGTGCCCCAGCTGACGGCATTCATCCGCAACATGGGCGGCGAGCTGCCGCTGCATACGCGCGTGCTGATCTTTGTCTCGAATGTGTTCATCGATTACTGGTATCTGCTGCTGGCCTTGCCCGTGCTGCTGTTTTTCGGCCTGCGCGCGCTCATCCGCCGCAGCGAGGCGGCCCGTTATGCGTGGGATGGCTTGAAGCTACGGCTGTGGCTGGTCGGCCCCGTGCTGCACAAGATCATCCTGGCCCGCTTCGCCACATTTTTTGCCCTGATGTATGCCTCCGGCATCACGATACTCGAATGCATCCGCCTGTCCGAAGGCATCGCCGGCAACCAGGTGGTGGCGGCCGGCCTGCGCCGCGCCGCACAGCTGATCGGCGAGGGTTACGGCGTGACCGCCGCCTTCCAGCATACGGGCATCTTCCCGCCGCTGGTGATCCGCATGCTGAAGGTGGGCGAGGCAACGGGTTCGCTGGACACGGCCTTGCGCAATGTCAGCTACTTTTACAACCGCGAGGTGAAGGAATTGATTGAAAAAGTGCAAGCCATGATCGAGCCTGCCATGACGGTCATCCTGGGCTTGCTGCTGGGCTGGATCATGCTGTCGGTACTGGGGCCGATCTACGACACCATCAGCACGATCAAAACTTGA